Part of the Gemmatimonadota bacterium genome is shown below.
TATCGCAATACTAACATATAAATAATGTCTTTGTCTTATATCTCGGCGCCGTCTAGTCTTATGAAATGGGACAGAAACCCGTCATTCCCGTGGAAGCGTACTCAGAGAGCCGGGATACGGATTTCGACAGCCGGCTTCTCTTGCTCCTGCCAGGAATCCTCCTCGCAGTCGTTGTCAGTCTCGTATCGCTCGCCATCGCAAACGTCGAGGAGCGCGTCTTCGGACATGCGATCATCGAGGGGCTCGTCGTCGCCATTCTGGTCGGGATGATCGTCCGCACTCTCTGGATGCCGCCCGCGAGCATGAATCCGGGTGTCTCCTTCACTGCCAAACAGGTGCTCGAAGTCGCGATATTCCTGCTCGGCGCATCCGTGGATCTGCCGCTCCTGCTGCGCGCAGGACCGTCGCTCGCAATCGGGATCGTGCTGCTCGTAATCCTCGGGATCTGCGGCAGCTATTCGATCGGTAGAATGATGGGACTGCCGCACAAGCTCGCGGTGCTCGTCGCGTGCGGCAACTCGATATGCGGTAACTCCGCAATCGCCGCAATTGCACCCGTGATCGGAGCGAAGAAGGAACACGTCGTGTCGTCCATCGCGTTCACGGCGATTCTCGGTGTTGTCGTCGTGCTGGGACTACCACTCCTGATCCATCCACTTGGGCTCAACAACTATCAGTACGGCGTGCTGGCTGGACTCTCCGTTTACGCGGTCCCGCAGGTTCTCGCCGCAGCATTCCCGGTGAGCATTCTCTCCGGCCAGGTTGGAACGCTCGTGAAACTGGTACGCGTTCTGATGCTGGGTCCCGTAGTGATATTCTTTGCCCTCACTCATCCGAATGAAAATCCCGACGGCGGTGCATCTCCGACGCGGTTTCAACTGACGCGGTTCGTGCCGTGGTTCATCATTGGATTCCTGCTGCTGGCGATACTGCGGTCGACCAACGCGATACCCTCGACATGGGTTGCGCCGACACGCGCGGTATCGACCTGGTTCACCGTCGCGGCGATGGCCGCGCTCGGACTGGGGGTCGATCTCAAGGCCATGACCAGAGTGGGCCCGCGCGTCATTACGACCGTCACGGGCTCGCTCTGCGTCCTGATCGTACTGAGCCTCGGGCTGATTCACTTCCTGCACATCAGCTGATCGGCAGAATCGTCCGTTTGCGAAATCTCCCGGCGGGCGTAGCTTCTTTGGAGTGGCCCAGGTCGGCTGAGCCGCACAACTGGTTATCACCACGTCAACACCTTGCGCGTCAATCACTTACGGTTGATCACACTCGGTCGCCTGGCGCTTGTTTCCGGCTCGGGTGATGACGAATCGCTGTCCAGGCGTCGCCGGCAGCTTGCTGTCCTGGCGGTGCTCGCGCTCAACGCGCGTCCGGTAAGCAGGGAACAGCTGGTCGACATGTTCTGGGGCGATGAACCCGAGGACCGCGCCCGCCATTCGCTCTCCAATGCGCTCTCGAGCATTCGCGGGTTGCTCGGGCCGGCCGCGATCGCCACTCGGCAAACAGACGTTGCTCTCTCTCCCGATGCGCAGCTCGGCGTCGATGCCCTGGAGTTCAACGCAGCGTGCGAGGCATCGGACCACGAGCGCGCGGTCGCGCTGTACACCGGACCGTTTCTGGACGGCGTTTTCGTTCCCGATTCGCCCCGGTTCGACGCCTGGGTTGCACGTGAGAGAGCGCGGCTCGAGCGCCAGTTCCTGCACGCGTGCGAAGCGCACTGCACGGCACTCTCGCGTGCCGGCCGCTGGGACGAGTGCGCAGCGCTCGCGACGCGGTGGCTGGATGCACTGCCACCGTCCCGGGCGGCTGCGATAATGATGCTCTCGTCGCTCGCCGCGCCAGGTACCAGGGAGGCGCTCCACACCGCGCTCAATGCGTATGACGTGCTCGTGCGACGGCTCGAGCTGGACTATGAATCACCGCCCGATCCGCGCGTGACCCTGCTGGCCGCCGGATTTCGCGAGCAGATGCTGCGCGCGCCCGACATCGCGGTGCCGGAAGTAAACGTCGCGTCGTCAGCGCCGCCTGCGGCTGTGGCGTCGTCCCACTCATCCGACGTCGCGATGACGCACACCGACGCGGCGGCACATGCCTCGCAATCACGCGGACCGAACAAGCGACATGCATGGAAAGTGCGGCTCGGCGGCGCCGTGATTGCCGCGGCCGCCCTGGCAGCTGTTGGGTATCGCACCATGTCGGCGCGAGAAGCCGCTGCAGCGCCGCGCATGCGTCCGTTGATTGCGGTGACGAACGTCGTCAACGTGCGACACGACACGTCGATCGCATGGCTGGAAGACGGTCTCAAGCAGATGATCGCCGCCGATCTCTCGAATTCGAACGCAATCGATGTCGTTCCACCGTCACGCGTCCACGACGTGCTCGTTCGTGCGGGATACCCGTCCGGCACCGCAATTTCCACGGACCAGGCAGCGGATGTTGCCCGACGTGTGAATGCGACGTTGGCGGTGAGCGCCGAATTGAGCCATGGCGGAGGAGGATATGTCGTCGGCATCGACGTGTTCAATGCGGCCGACGGAAAGTTGCTGCGGATGTCCACCGTAACGGGCACCGACATACTCGGTGTTGCCGATGCGGCTGCAGCGCGCGTACTCGACGTGGTGAACTCCGCAGCCCGGTCCCCGCATTTTGCCGACATCGAGACCTCCAGCCCGGAAGCCTACAAGCATTTCGTCCGCGGCATGCAGGCGAGCGCCGCGGGCCAGTTCCCGACCGACGAGCGCGAGCTGGACGCAGCGCTCGCACTGGATCCCGGGTTCGTAAGCGCGATAACCGCGCGGCGTGATATCGCGATCAAGCATGGCGAGCTCGGAGTTGCGGCGCAGATGGACTCAGCGTTCGCGCGCCACTCAAATCGTGCATCCGCCTGGGACCGATTGATCGATGAAGCGTCACGGTCGTTCCACGGAGGTGAAATAGCGCGCGCCGAAGCTCTGGCGCGGGATATCGTCGCGAGATATCCAGGCGATCCGCGCGCATATGTTTTCCTCTCGTATGTGTTGATGGAGCACGGACACTGGCTGTCGGCGGATACCGTGCTGCAGGCGGAGCTCGCTCTGGATTCGCTCGCTGTCGCCGCCGGCCCTGGTCCCTGCGCGCCGTGCTTCGCGTATCACGGAATGGCGGATACTCGACAGGAAGCCGGCGATTTCGCCGGTGCGGAGCGCGCGGCGCGAGCCTGGGTCGCATTGCAGCCGGAATTGCCGGACGCGTGGGTGACGCTGGCGAACACACTGGCCGTGAGCGGGCGCCCGGACCGGGCGATAGCGGTCGGTGAGCATGGCGCATCGCTCACATCCGATCCATTTCCTGCAATCTCCGTCGGTCGCTGGTTGATCATGAGCCGGCGTTATGATGCAGCCGAGGCGTACGCTGCCAAACTCCGGAAGTCCACCAATCCGCAGCTGCGTTATGGTGGCGACGACATTGAGGGAATGGTCGCGCGCGAGCGTGGACAACTGCGCGCCGCGAACAGGATCTTCGAGCGCGTCGAGTCGACCTACGGACCGACCGATCCGATGCATCTGCTGCACGCCGACGATCTCGCACGACTCGGAGACTTCGCCGCTGCGCGCAGTGAATTCACGGCATTCGCGCGTCTCGGTCCGACCGATGGCTCACTCGCTCTGAGCGGCGACGACGCACGCGCATTCACATGGCCGCGCGCACTCGAGGCCGACGCGTTGGCGGCCTCGGGCGACACGCTGCTGTTGCGTGCGATGGCCGACTCGCTCGAACAGGTCGGTCCCCGCAGCTACTACGGACGCGACTGGACGATCTTCCACCATGTCCGTGGCCTCATCGCGATGCAGGGCAAGCGATACGCAGAAGCCGAGCGTGAGTTCAAGGTCGCGCGCTTTGGCTACGCGGGTTGGACACGCACCGTAGCCGAGCTGGCGCAGGCACAACTCGAGCAGGGGCGCGCGCGCGACGCGATTGCGACGTTACGTCGCGCGTACGCGAGCGCGCCCGATGCCATGGGTCGCTACATGCCGCGAAGCGAGGTCGATCTACGCATGTCGAACGCATTTCGCGCGGCCGGGATGACGGACAGCGCGCGGGTGTATCGCCAGTACGTCGCGCGCGCGTGGGCGCATGCGGATCCGGAGGTGAAGCGTTTGATGGTGAAGTTGCCGGATAGCTGATGTAGCAACGTGTCCCATCGGTGCCGGAGTAACTACAATATGCGCCACCACGGTGTAGCAAGAATACGATCACCCAACACGTACGTCCCGGTCCCACCGTGCAGGAGAAGTGCTCCGCGGACCTTGCTGCCGTACTCTGCAATAAAGCTGCGGAGCGGTGCAGCATCGTTGTATCCCGGCCGCGAGCCGCCCTTGCATTCGATCGCGATCACCGTCTGATCCGGTAGCTCGATTACGAAATCCACTTCATCGCCGGTCGTCGTGCGCCAGTGCATGATCGATGGCCTCTGTGCAACGCTGTCGCGCCAGGCAAGCAGATCGCACAGCACCATGTTCTCGAGATGGAAACCGCTCGGTTCGACTTCCCCTGCGATGTACGTCGCGAGACCGGTATCGCTCCAATAGCATTTGGGACTCTTGATGAGTCGCTTTCCACGGTTGACGGAATATGCGCTCACACGGACCAGCTGGTACGATGTCTCGAGCAAATCGAGATAGCGATCCACGGTCGTCGGTGGAATTCCCGCATCCCGACCCCATTCTGTCTTGTTCACGATCGCACCGATTCGAAGCGCTGCGACGCGCATCAATCGCCGAAAGTCAGTGCGATTCGCAATGGATGCGAGGTCCTGAAGGTCACGATCGAGATACGTATCGATGTATCCCTGATACCAGATGGCACGCGCCGTGGCCGTCCCGCAATCGAGCGCCGGCGTTGGGTAGCCGCTCATACTTACCAGCGTACGCCAGTCATCCTGCGGATTTGGCGAGGCGTTCGCGATCGCGTTCCATTCACTGAACGGACGCGTCTGGTACTCGTCCCAGAGTCCGGCAGTCCCGAAGCCAAGGCGCTCTCGGCGCGTCATCGGCCAGAGTGTTGTATATGACGCACGTCCCGCGAGCGACTCTCTGATTTTCTTCATCGCCAGCAGGTTCGCGGACCCGGTCAAGACGAACTGACCGGGAGTCCGCCGTGGTTGGTTATCTACGTACTCCTTGAGACTGAGAATAAGCTCCGGGTCACGCTGTACCTCATCGATTACCAGATGTGGCGAGCGTGCAAGAAGACCGGCTGGGTCCGCAGCCGCCTGCTCGCGGATGTCGGAGTTGTCCAGTGTCACATATGGATACTTGCCAAACACTGGATGGCTTCGCACGAGAGTGCTCTTCCCGGTCTGGCGTGCGCCCATGACCACTACCACAGGCATCACGGCTGCGGCAGCCGTCAGATGCTTGGCGGCCACCCGGGGAAGGATTGAAGGGTCTGGCGGCGTGCGCTGGCTGGCCATGGATATCGGGAACCGGTGGTGGATTATTCACCATATGATGGTGGATTATCCACCACGTGATGGAGGATAATCTAAGAGACTTTGGAGAGATGGCAAGTCTCCATCGCCACTCTCAAGGCAATCTCCACCCAGTGCGAGAGGGCGTCTACGCACCATCCGGCTGCTCTCGCCGCTGGCCCTCCGAGCATGTCATCTGATTTTCTTGCAGACCTTTGCGATCGGAGCCTAGCTCTTCGCTACCGCGTCCCTCACCCCGTAAAACGCACTCGCGAGCCTGCCGATCGAGTGGTTGTAGTACAGAATGAGCAGCACACCGAACGCGGCGACTACCAGCACCTCGGCGTTCATCCCGCCGCCGAGGCCGGCCCACACGAGACCGACAGCGAGAGCGAGAGCGCTGGCCAGATGTCCCACCACTGTGTACGCATTCGCCGGAACGAGCTCGACCGGATGGTCGAAGCTCCTGCGCGCGACCATCGTCGCCTTGGCGAACAGCGGGAATCCTGCGAGCCCGAGCAGCGCCAGCGGCGGCAGCGTGCCCGCAATCACGAACCCGATGAGCGTGAGTCCCGCAATCGCCGCGATCACGGGATACACACGACTCGCACGCAACAATCCGAGTCGCACGACCATCGTACGTTTTGATACCTCGTCGTCACTGGCTGCATCCTGGAACCCGTTGATGAACAGGATCAGCGCTACCAGTATCGAAACCGGGATCGAGGCAGCCAGCGCGAGCATCGGAATGCTTCCGACCTGGACGTACGTCGTACCGCACACGACTCCGACTCCAAATGCAAGCGCCACTGCAAGCTCGCCGAGTCCGCGGTTTGCGAGCCGGAAAGGCGCGCCGGTGTAGATGAAGCCGATCAACAGTCCAGCAAGCCCGAACAACAGCACGCCTGCGCGCCCGGCGATCGCGAAGTATGCACCGATCGCCGTACTCACCAGGCCGAACCCGAGCATCGCAACCAGCAGCTCGCCGCGCGTCGCGAGACCACGTTGCAACACTCGCGACCCGCCGGTGAAGCCCAGTATGGGGGTGCGGTTTCTGTCATCGGCCCCACTGAGCTGATCGTCCAGATCGTTCTTGATGTTGGTGCACGCTTGCAGTGCGACCGCTGCGATGAGCGTGAGAAGTGCCCATCCCCAGTTCACGGCGCCGGTCACTGCAAACGCCGCCGCAACTCCAACGACCACTGAGGCGGCGCTCGCCGTGAGTGTGGGCCAGCGCACGATCTCCTTCCATGTGCCGAGCCGGCGAGCCATCAGCGCGCGGTCACTCGGCCTGTCCGTGGCGTCGCTGCCAAAGTCGAGGATCGACGGTGGCCGTCCCGCGACGATCTCTCCGAACACGCGATGCTTCATGAAGCGCGGCGTGACTCGCACGAATGACAGAAGATCCGTCTGTCCGACCGAGTCGAGATAGCGCACGATCGACGAAGTTCGCATCGTGGCCTGCTTGGCGCGCTCGCGCTCCTCGGGGTCACGCACGATTTCCGCGCGCCCGGTCAGCTCCATCTCCCAGCTCGTGTGCTCTTCACCAGTTGGCGATTCGTGCAGCAGCAGCGCAACTTCCGGTCGCGTGCTCATCTCGCGAATCTTGGGATCGGTCTTCATCGAAGCCAGATACACGATGGGGCGCGCCGCTGGATCATCCGGCAGCCACGGGCCGGGGTGCATCATTCTGACGCGTACCTCCTCGCCCGCATGCGTGCCGACCGCAACGCGAGTCGCGGCGAGCAGAGCCGCGCGGATGCGGAGCTGTGATTCCTCTGTCGATGTCGGGGCCGGAGGCGCTGGAGCAGCCTGGGTGGTTTCGCTCATTCCTTGATGTGCTCGGTTCGTGGGGTGCCCGAGGTGGCTGGGCACTTCGTCCCTGTAGTCTAGCACGGTCCGGCGCGATCGGGCCATATAGTCAAAAATTGGCCCTTGCACCTGACGTTACGGTAGGGTTTAGACTGGCTGCGTGGCCACATTGGAACCGTTAAGAGCTGGGAGGAAGGCAATGAAGGAACCGCCATGGAAGGTCGGTGAGTTGGCCCGCAACACGGGCATGTCCGTTCGCGCCCTGCACCATTACGACGAGATCGGACTGCTGAGGCCATCGCTCCGGACCGCGGCTGGTCACCGGCTGTACGACCGGACCGACATCGAGCGGCTGCAACAGATCCACTCCCTGCGACTGATGGGGATATCGCTGGACGAGACGAAGCGACTGCTCGACGGGGCTGCCGCTTCTCCTCGGCAGGTAATCGACCTGCACCTGGCCAGGCTGCACGAGCAGATGGCCATGCAGAAACAGCTGGTCAGACGCCTGAAGGCGCTTGCCGATCATCTGGACACCGCGAAGCCTCTCTCACTCGAAGAGCTTTGCAAAACAATCGAGGAAATGATGCGAGTCGAGAAATACTTCACTCCCGAGCAGCTGGACGTGATGGAGCAGCGAAGAATCAGCGTCGGCGAGGAGCGTATGCACACCGTGCGCGACGACTGGAACGAGATTATTCCGAAAGTACGGGCGGCGATGGAGAACGGCACCGACCCCACGAGCCCCGAAATACTGGCGCTCGCGCGACGCTGGAAGGCACTCGTCGACGAATTCACCGGCGGCGATCCTGCAATCGCGAACGCCGTGAAGACGATGTACAACGACGACGGACCGGCGCTGCAGGAAAAGCTCGGAAATGTGCCGACGAAGGAGATGTTCGCTTACATCTGCAAGAGCATCGAGGCACTGAAGAGCTAGGAATACATTGCAGCACGGTCGCAGATAACAGCGATCGGACCTGCATAGTGCTGCAATCTCGCCACGCCGCCGGCACTGTCTCCGTGCAGCGGCGCTGGCGAGGTGTTACAACATGACGCTACCGGCTATCGTCAGCGAAATATTCGCTCGAGGCCGTTGCCGATGCCGGCGACATCGGCGCGCACGATATCCGACGCTGATTGCGTGCCGCACTCCACCTCACTGCGCCTCAGCGAACGACCACCCGAAAAGTTTCATGGCATGAGGTGCATGATCCGCTCACCCGCGCGAGATGGATCAGCACGGTATCCTTCAGCGCCGCTGGCCCGTGTGTCCTGCGAACGGCGACTGCGAGACTGTCAAAGCCGCCGTGCGTTCGCTCGGCAAGTTCCTTCCACTCGGGTGGAAGCAGTGCCTCGATTGCCGGGTCTGCAGCCGCTGCACTTCGGGCTGGCGCGATCGCGGCCAGCAGTGCGGTTGTGTCACCTTTCGCTGCAGCGT
Proteins encoded:
- a CDS encoding YeiH family protein; amino-acid sequence: MGQKPVIPVEAYSESRDTDFDSRLLLLLPGILLAVVVSLVSLAIANVEERVFGHAIIEGLVVAILVGMIVRTLWMPPASMNPGVSFTAKQVLEVAIFLLGASVDLPLLLRAGPSLAIGIVLLVILGICGSYSIGRMMGLPHKLAVLVACGNSICGNSAIAAIAPVIGAKKEHVVSSIAFTAILGVVVVLGLPLLIHPLGLNNYQYGVLAGLSVYAVPQVLAAAFPVSILSGQVGTLVKLVRVLMLGPVVIFFALTHPNENPDGGASPTRFQLTRFVPWFIIGFLLLAILRSTNAIPSTWVAPTRAVSTWFTVAAMAALGLGVDLKAMTRVGPRVITTVTGSLCVLIVLSLGLIHFLHIS
- a CDS encoding BTAD domain-containing putative transcriptional regulator, translating into MRVNHLRLITLGRLALVSGSGDDESLSRRRRQLAVLAVLALNARPVSREQLVDMFWGDEPEDRARHSLSNALSSIRGLLGPAAIATRQTDVALSPDAQLGVDALEFNAACEASDHERAVALYTGPFLDGVFVPDSPRFDAWVARERARLERQFLHACEAHCTALSRAGRWDECAALATRWLDALPPSRAAAIMMLSSLAAPGTREALHTALNAYDVLVRRLELDYESPPDPRVTLLAAGFREQMLRAPDIAVPEVNVASSAPPAAVASSHSSDVAMTHTDAAAHASQSRGPNKRHAWKVRLGGAVIAAAALAAVGYRTMSAREAAAAPRMRPLIAVTNVVNVRHDTSIAWLEDGLKQMIAADLSNSNAIDVVPPSRVHDVLVRAGYPSGTAISTDQAADVARRVNATLAVSAELSHGGGGYVVGIDVFNAADGKLLRMSTVTGTDILGVADAAAARVLDVVNSAARSPHFADIETSSPEAYKHFVRGMQASAAGQFPTDERELDAALALDPGFVSAITARRDIAIKHGELGVAAQMDSAFARHSNRASAWDRLIDEASRSFHGGEIARAEALARDIVARYPGDPRAYVFLSYVLMEHGHWLSADTVLQAELALDSLAVAAGPGPCAPCFAYHGMADTRQEAGDFAGAERAARAWVALQPELPDAWVTLANTLAVSGRPDRAIAVGEHGASLTSDPFPAISVGRWLIMSRRYDAAEAYAAKLRKSTNPQLRYGGDDIEGMVARERGQLRAANRIFERVESTYGPTDPMHLLHADDLARLGDFAAARSEFTAFARLGPTDGSLALSGDDARAFTWPRALEADALAASGDTLLLRAMADSLEQVGPRSYYGRDWTIFHHVRGLIAMQGKRYAEAEREFKVARFGYAGWTRTVAELAQAQLEQGRARDAIATLRRAYASAPDAMGRYMPRSEVDLRMSNAFRAAGMTDSARVYRQYVARAWAHADPEVKRLMVKLPDS
- a CDS encoding ATP-binding protein — encoded protein: MAAKHLTAAAAVMPVVVVMGARQTGKSTLVRSHPVFGKYPYVTLDNSDIREQAAADPAGLLARSPHLVIDEVQRDPELILSLKEYVDNQPRRTPGQFVLTGSANLLAMKKIRESLAGRASYTTLWPMTRRERLGFGTAGLWDEYQTRPFSEWNAIANASPNPQDDWRTLVSMSGYPTPALDCGTATARAIWYQGYIDTYLDRDLQDLASIANRTDFRRLMRVAALRIGAIVNKTEWGRDAGIPPTTVDRYLDLLETSYQLVRVSAYSVNRGKRLIKSPKCYWSDTGLATYIAGEVEPSGFHLENMVLCDLLAWRDSVAQRPSIMHWRTTTGDEVDFVIELPDQTVIAIECKGGSRPGYNDAAPLRSFIAEYGSKVRGALLLHGGTGTYVLGDRILATPWWRIL
- a CDS encoding MerR family transcriptional regulator; the encoded protein is MKEPPWKVGELARNTGMSVRALHHYDEIGLLRPSLRTAAGHRLYDRTDIERLQQIHSLRLMGISLDETKRLLDGAAASPRQVIDLHLARLHEQMAMQKQLVRRLKALADHLDTAKPLSLEELCKTIEEMMRVEKYFTPEQLDVMEQRRISVGEERMHTVRDDWNEIIPKVRAAMENGTDPTSPEILALARRWKALVDEFTGGDPAIANAVKTMYNDDGPALQEKLGNVPTKEMFAYICKSIEALKS
- the menA gene encoding 1,4-dihydroxy-2-naphthoate octaprenyltransferase, coding for MSETTQAAPAPPAPTSTEESQLRIRAALLAATRVAVGTHAGEEVRVRMMHPGPWLPDDPAARPIVYLASMKTDPKIREMSTRPEVALLLHESPTGEEHTSWEMELTGRAEIVRDPEERERAKQATMRTSSIVRYLDSVGQTDLLSFVRVTPRFMKHRVFGEIVAGRPPSILDFGSDATDRPSDRALMARRLGTWKEIVRWPTLTASAASVVVGVAAAFAVTGAVNWGWALLTLIAAVALQACTNIKNDLDDQLSGADDRNRTPILGFTGGSRVLQRGLATRGELLVAMLGFGLVSTAIGAYFAIAGRAGVLLFGLAGLLIGFIYTGAPFRLANRGLGELAVALAFGVGVVCGTTYVQVGSIPMLALAASIPVSILVALILFINGFQDAASDDEVSKRTMVVRLGLLRASRVYPVIAAIAGLTLIGFVIAGTLPPLALLGLAGFPLFAKATMVARRSFDHPVELVPANAYTVVGHLASALALAVGLVWAGLGGGMNAEVLVVAAFGVLLILYYNHSIGRLASAFYGVRDAVAKS